In Solanum lycopersicum chromosome 5, SLM_r2.1, the following are encoded in one genomic region:
- the LOC101261409 gene encoding uncharacterized protein translates to MSELIQPIKRFREEEEQLQVQTEEYKRHKSSYNDILSILEEEEEYGIESDPDIKLSGSDIFTTLQQELDLLPSDNNNGLGSEPVGDTGSGNSQIHCNSNSTEDDRSSVIRHLLEASDDELGIPSGDGINGSDFPIVEENGINGGDFPFAISDGLWELEDEAANYYSLLQSELFM, encoded by the coding sequence ATGTCTGAGTTAATTCAACCAATTAAACGTtttagagaagaagaagagcaaTTACAAGTACAAACTGAAGAATATAAACgtcataaatcatcatataatgaTATCCTCTCAATCCTCGAAGAGGAAGAGGAGTACGGTATTGAGTCTGACCCGGATATTAAATTATCCGGGTCAGACATCTTTACCACGCTTCAGCAGGAGCTGGACCTCCTGCCGAGCGATAACAACAACGGGCTTGGGTCCGAGCCCGTAGGAGATACGGGCTCGGGTAATTCCCAAATCCATTGTAATAGTAATTCTACAGAAGATGATAGAAGTAGTGTTATTAGACACCTTCTAGAAGCTTCCGATGATGAACTTGGAATACCAAGCGGAGATGGAATTAACGGTTCAGATTTTCCAATTGTTGAAGAAAATGGAATCAACGGTGGAGATTTTCCGTTTGCTATATCAGATGGATTATGGGAACTTGAAGATGAAGCAgctaattattattctttattacaATCTGAactttttatgtag
- the LOC101261708 gene encoding small ribosomal subunit protein uS4y — translation MVHVSFYRNYGKTFKKPRRPYEKERLDAELKLVGEYGLRCKRELWRVQYALSRIRNAARMLLTLDEKDPRRIFEGEALLRRMNRYGLLDESQNKLDYVLALTVENFLERRLQTLVFKTGMAKSIHHARVLIRQRHIRVGRQVVNVASFMVRVDSQKHIDFSLTSPFGGGRPGRVKRKNQKSAAKKAAGGDGDEDDEE, via the exons ATGGTGCACGTTTCCTTTTACCGCAACT ATGGGAAGACCTTTAAGAAGCCTCGCCGTCCTTATGAGAAGGAGAGGTTGGATGCAGAGTTGAAGCTTGTTGGAGAGTATGGACTGAGGTGCAAGAGGGAGTTGTGGAGAGTTCAGTATGCTTTGAGCCGTATCAGGAATGCTGCAAGAATGCTTCTGACCCTTGATGAGAAAGACCCACGTCGTATTTTTGAAGGTGAAGCTCTTTTGAGGAGGATGAACAGGTATGGGCTGTTGGACGAGAGCCAGAACAAGCTTGATTACGTCTTGGCACTCACTGTTGAGAACTTCCTCGAACGTCGTCTGCAAACACTTGTCTTCAAGACTGGCATGGCCAAGTCAATCCACCATGCGAGAGTGCTCATCAGGCAAAGGCACATCAG GGTTGGAAGGCAAGTCGTGAATGTTGCTTCATTCATGGTGAGAGTCGACTCTCAGAAGCACATTGATTTCTCTCTAACCAGTCCTTTTGGTGGTGGGCGTCCAGGAAGAGTGAAGCGAAAGAACCAAAAGTCTGCTGCCAAGAAGGCTGCTGGCGGTGAtggtgatgaggatgatgaagaATGA